A genomic stretch from Nitrobacter winogradskyi Nb-255 includes:
- a CDS encoding IS630 family transposase (programmed frameshift), which yields MTRAYSSDLRERVIGAVAGGLSATSAAKVFSVSASSAIKWVRQWRLDGRTAPSGLRGHRRAVLEPHAAWLLDLIGAQSDITLEEVRVLLRERGITVSVATVWSFYDRRGISFKKSVYATEQDRPDVAMAREVWKAQQGLLDPARLVFIDETGTSTNMARLRGRCRRGQRLVGKIPHGHWKITTFVAALRHDAITAPFVINEPMNGEIFRVYLQRCLVPTLKPGDIVVMDNLPAHKNDDVRQIIEAAGAQLRYLPPYSPDLNPIEMAFAKLKAHLRKAAERSIPALWNRIGSILDLFSPDQCINFFNHAGYA from the exons ATGACACGGGCCTATTCGTCTGATTTGCGCGAGCGGGTGATTGGTGCGGTTGCGGGCGGGCTTTCGGCAACCTCGGCGGCCAAGGTTTTTTCGGTGAGTGCCAGCAGCGCGATCAAATGGGTCCGTCAGTGGCGGCTTGACGGACGAACGGCGCCGAGCGGCCTTCGCGGTCATCGTCGCGCGGTTCTTGAGCCGCATGCCGCGTGGCTGCTCGACCTGATTGGGGCACAGTCGGATATCACGCTTGAAGAAGTCCGGGTCCTGCTGCGCGAGCGCGGCATTACGGTCAGCGTGGCAACGGTGTGGAGCTTCTACGACCGGCGCGGCATCAGCTTC AAAAAAAGCGTTTACGCGACCGAGCAGGATCGGCCCGACGTGGCGATGGCCCGCGAGGTCTGGAAAGCGCAACAAGGGCTGCTTGATCCAGCCCGCCTCGTCTTCATCGATGAGACCGGCACCTCGACCAACATGGCGCGATTGCGTGGCCGCTGCCGCCGTGGCCAACGCCTGGTCGGCAAGATTCCACACGGTCACTGGAAGATCACCACCTTCGTCGCGGCACTGCGCCACGACGCTATCACCGCTCCCTTTGTCATCAACGAGCCGATGAATGGCGAGATCTTTCGCGTCTACCTGCAACGATGCCTGGTCCCGACCCTGAAGCCAGGCGACATCGTGGTGATGGACAATCTGCCCGCCCACAAGAACGACGATGTTCGACAAATCATCGAGGCCGCTGGCGCGCAGTTGCGCTATCTGCCGCCGTACTCGCCCGACCTCAACCCGATCGAGATGGCGTTCGCAAAGCTCAAGGCCCATCTGCGAAAGGCCGCCGAGCGATCGATCCCCGCACTCTGGAACAGGATCGGTTCTATCCTCGATCTCTTCTCTCCAGACCAATGCATCAACTTCTTCAATCACGCCGGTTATGCGTAA
- the gatA gene encoding Asp-tRNA(Asn)/Glu-tRNA(Gln) amidotransferase subunit GatA gives MTDLTSLTLAEARDGLARKSFTALELTDAHLAAMERARVLNAYVLETPERAREMARQADGRIAKSEGGPLNGLPLGVKDLFATEGTRTTACSRILGDFKPPYESTVTSQLWRDGAVMLGKLNNDEFAMGSSNETSCFGPVINPWRRQGSDVRLVPGGSSGGSASAVAAGICLGATATDTGGSIRQPAAFTGTVGLKPTYGRCSRWGTVAFASSLDQAGPIARTVRDAAILLRSMAGHDPKDTTSVDRAVPDYEAAVGRSVKGMKIGLPREYRLDGMPAEIEKLWSQGADWLKAAGAELVEVSLPHTKYALPAYYIVAPAEASSNLARYDGVRYGARADGSNIVEMYENTRAKGFGAEVRRRIMIGTYVLSAGYYDAYYLRAQKVRTLIKKDFEDCYEAGVDAILTPATPSAAFGIGEKTDSDPIEMYLNDIFTVTANMAGLPGIAVPAGRDAQGLPLGLQLIGRPFDEEAVISLGEVIEQAAGRFTPEVWW, from the coding sequence ATGACGGACTTGACCTCGCTCACGCTGGCCGAGGCTCGTGACGGTCTCGCACGTAAATCTTTCACCGCGCTGGAATTGACCGACGCGCATCTCGCGGCGATGGAGCGCGCGCGCGTCCTGAACGCCTATGTACTGGAGACGCCGGAGCGGGCAAGGGAGATGGCGCGCCAGGCCGACGGGCGGATCGCAAAGAGCGAGGGCGGTCCGCTCAACGGTCTTCCGCTCGGCGTGAAGGATCTGTTTGCGACGGAAGGCACGCGGACCACGGCGTGTTCGCGCATTCTCGGTGATTTCAAGCCGCCCTATGAATCCACCGTGACGTCGCAGCTCTGGCGCGACGGCGCCGTGATGCTCGGCAAGCTCAACAATGACGAATTCGCGATGGGATCGTCGAACGAGACCTCCTGCTTCGGTCCGGTGATCAATCCGTGGCGGCGGCAGGGTTCAGATGTGAGGCTGGTTCCCGGCGGTTCATCCGGCGGGTCGGCCTCGGCGGTGGCTGCCGGAATTTGTCTCGGCGCGACCGCGACCGATACTGGCGGCTCGATCCGCCAGCCCGCGGCCTTCACCGGCACGGTCGGCCTCAAGCCCACATACGGACGTTGCTCCCGCTGGGGCACTGTCGCGTTTGCGTCCTCGCTCGATCAGGCCGGGCCGATCGCACGCACGGTGCGCGACGCGGCGATTTTGCTGCGCTCGATGGCCGGCCACGACCCGAAGGATACGACGTCGGTCGATCGTGCCGTGCCCGACTATGAGGCGGCGGTCGGCAGATCCGTCAAGGGAATGAAGATCGGCCTTCCCAGGGAGTACAGGCTGGACGGGATGCCCGCCGAGATCGAGAAGCTGTGGTCGCAGGGCGCCGACTGGCTGAAAGCGGCGGGCGCCGAACTGGTGGAGGTGTCGCTGCCCCACACGAAATACGCGCTGCCTGCTTATTACATCGTCGCGCCGGCCGAGGCGTCGTCCAACCTCGCGCGCTACGATGGCGTCCGTTACGGCGCGCGCGCCGATGGAAGCAATATCGTCGAGATGTACGAAAACACCCGCGCGAAAGGCTTCGGCGCGGAAGTCCGCCGCCGTATCATGATCGGAACCTATGTCTTGTCCGCGGGTTACTACGATGCGTATTACCTGCGCGCGCAGAAGGTTCGTACCTTGATCAAGAAGGACTTCGAGGATTGCTATGAGGCGGGGGTCGATGCGATCCTGACCCCGGCGACGCCGTCCGCCGCGTTCGGTATCGGCGAGAAGACTGATTCCGATCCGATCGAGATGTATCTCAACGACATCTTCACCGTGACGGCGAACATGGCGGGCCTGCCCGGCATTGCCGTACCCGCGGGCCGGGACGCGCAGGGGCTTCCGCTCGGGCTGCAACTCATCGGTCGTCCGTTCGACGAGGAGGCGGTTATTTCACTTGGTGAGGTGATCGAGCAGGCTGCCGGGCGCTTTACGCCGGAGGTGTGGTGGTGA
- the gatC gene encoding Asp-tRNA(Asn)/Glu-tRNA(Gln) amidotransferase subunit GatC, whose amino-acid sequence MSVDAATVRRIAHLARIAVDDAEVPHLQDELNAILAFVEQLQEVNVDGVEPMTSVTPMAMKMRTDVVNDGEIADRIVANAPVTHDHFFLVPKVVE is encoded by the coding sequence ATGTCCGTCGATGCCGCTACCGTCCGCCGCATCGCGCATCTGGCGCGAATAGCGGTCGATGATGCCGAGGTGCCCCATCTGCAAGACGAACTGAACGCGATTCTCGCCTTCGTCGAGCAGTTGCAGGAAGTGAATGTCGATGGTGTCGAGCCGATGACGTCCGTGACGCCGATGGCGATGAAAATGCGGACCGACGTGGTTAATGACGGTGAGATCGCGGACAGGATCGTCGCCAACGCGCCGGTGACGCATGACCACTTCTTTCTGGTGCCGAAAGTTGTCGAATAA
- the ruvX gene encoding Holliday junction resolvase RuvX, whose protein sequence is MPASVLPLVEAAAHWPARGALVGLDLGTKTIGVAVSDPDRRLATGVETIRRKTFTADAARLLAIAGERRAEGFILGLPINMDGSEGPRAQSTRAFARNLARLTDFAIGLWDERLSTAAVERELIGLDMSRARRAKVIDEHAAIFILQGALDRLATQRRTSGPG, encoded by the coding sequence ATGCCCGCATCCGTCCTCCCGTTGGTCGAAGCCGCCGCGCATTGGCCCGCGCGCGGTGCGCTCGTCGGATTGGACCTCGGCACAAAGACCATCGGCGTCGCGGTGTCCGATCCGGACCGCCGCCTCGCCACCGGCGTCGAAACCATCCGCCGCAAGACGTTCACGGCGGATGCCGCGCGGCTTCTCGCCATTGCAGGCGAACGCCGCGCGGAAGGTTTCATCCTTGGATTGCCGATCAACATGGACGGCAGCGAAGGGCCGCGCGCGCAGTCGACTCGCGCCTTTGCGCGCAATCTGGCCAGGCTCACCGATTTCGCCATCGGCCTATGGGACGAGCGGCTCTCGACGGCGGCCGTCGAGCGCGAACTGATCGGGTTGGACATGAGTCGCGCAAGGCGCGCCAAGGTCATCGACGAACACGCCGCGATCTTTATTCTGCAGGGCGCGCTGGACCGGCTTGCGACGCAGCGGCGCACGTCCGGGCCGGGATGA
- a CDS encoding CPBP family intramembrane glutamic endopeptidase: MTSIEAPVSSVATPPPLPPQPRLPQAWKFLGTSLWGLVVFAAMFAGQLSVLAYFVITDDAPFSLDEVAEQAESGLTVALSVVTGLPAVLLALWIAIRLSGVPFADYLALRRASWRHLLLGIVAMVVLVTGWEGISKAVGHESSPAFMVDVAKSARADGALWLLVVSFCVVAPVSEELLARGFLYRGWSESFLRPIGAIVLSSLVWTAMHLQYDWFFFGQIFSIGLLFGYLRYLSGSIWPTVILHGFNNLAATLQTLWLAAPQ; this comes from the coding sequence ATGACGTCTATTGAAGCGCCCGTGTCTTCTGTTGCGACGCCGCCGCCGTTGCCTCCGCAACCGCGCCTTCCGCAAGCCTGGAAATTCCTTGGCACCAGCCTGTGGGGGCTCGTGGTGTTCGCCGCGATGTTCGCGGGGCAGCTATCCGTCCTTGCTTATTTCGTGATCACGGATGACGCGCCGTTCAGTTTGGACGAGGTCGCGGAGCAGGCTGAAAGCGGCCTGACGGTCGCGCTGTCGGTGGTCACGGGACTGCCAGCGGTCTTGCTCGCGCTGTGGATCGCGATCCGGCTCTCGGGGGTGCCGTTCGCCGATTATCTCGCGCTGCGCCGGGCTTCCTGGCGTCACTTGCTGCTCGGCATTGTCGCCATGGTCGTGCTCGTCACCGGATGGGAGGGGATATCCAAGGCGGTGGGACACGAAAGTTCGCCTGCCTTCATGGTCGATGTGGCAAAGTCAGCCCGCGCCGATGGCGCGCTGTGGCTTCTGGTGGTTTCATTCTGCGTCGTGGCGCCGGTCAGCGAGGAACTCCTGGCGCGCGGATTCCTGTATCGCGGCTGGTCGGAGTCCTTCCTGCGTCCCATCGGAGCGATCGTGCTGTCATCGCTGGTGTGGACCGCGATGCATCTCCAATACGACTGGTTCTTCTTCGGACAGATCTTCTCGATCGGATTGCTGTTCGGTTATCTCCGATATCTCAGCGGTTCTATCTGGCCGACCGTGATCCTGCACGGCTTCAACAATCTCGCGGCGACGCTGCAGACGTTATGGCTCGCCGCTCCGCAGTGA
- a CDS encoding acyl-CoA dehydrogenase family protein has protein sequence MTQPFRTHEVLNQSPPFEDVDLFTLDRPLAEAVAANGGAAARDDMKAFGKHWGSSAMAARGRLANENPPKPRLFDARGNRRDEVEFHPSYHELMAHSAHAGLHNSTWTADGRPAAGAAEVVRAAKFYMAAQVETGHLCPITMTRASVATLAAQPDLLAETMPVIATRSYDPLFAPWRTKRGMTLGMGMTEKQGGTDVRANQTRAVRDGDAYRVTGHKWFMSAPMCDAFLVLAQAEGGLTCFFMPRFRPDGSVNAIHLQRLKDKLGNRSNASAEVEFIEAYARRVGEEGKGIRAILQMVQLTRQDCAIASAGLMRSGLAHALHHARHRSVFRKRLVDQPLMQAVLADMALQVEASVALVMRLCRAFDEAPSDQKAAVWMRLLTPAVKYWICKSAPGFLYEAMECLGGNGYVEEGILARHYREAPVNAIWEGSGNVICLDVLRSLARDGDAAVAVLDDLAADTRDLPGGAEAGSFLARTVRRPDGERAARQAVETLAQLAAAAALSRTAPDQAALFAATRLGCPHGSLFGTAEMSVAQSRDLLERALP, from the coding sequence ATGACGCAGCCCTTCAGGACGCACGAGGTCCTCAATCAGTCGCCGCCGTTCGAGGACGTCGACCTGTTCACGCTCGACCGTCCGCTGGCGGAGGCGGTGGCGGCGAACGGAGGAGCCGCCGCCCGCGACGACATGAAGGCGTTCGGAAAGCACTGGGGTTCATCGGCGATGGCGGCGCGCGGCCGTCTCGCCAACGAGAACCCGCCGAAGCCGAGGCTGTTCGATGCGCGCGGCAACCGGCGTGACGAAGTCGAATTTCATCCCTCCTATCATGAACTGATGGCGCACAGCGCTCATGCCGGCCTCCACAATTCCACCTGGACGGCCGACGGCAGGCCCGCGGCCGGCGCGGCGGAAGTGGTGCGCGCGGCAAAATTCTACATGGCCGCGCAGGTCGAGACCGGACATCTCTGCCCGATCACCATGACCCGCGCGTCGGTGGCGACGCTCGCGGCGCAGCCGGACCTGCTGGCGGAGACGATGCCGGTGATCGCGACCCGCAGCTACGATCCATTGTTCGCGCCGTGGCGGACCAAGCGCGGCATGACGCTCGGCATGGGCATGACCGAGAAGCAGGGCGGCACCGACGTGCGCGCCAACCAGACCCGCGCCGTGCGTGATGGCGACGCCTATCGTGTCACCGGCCACAAATGGTTCATGTCCGCGCCGATGTGCGACGCGTTTCTGGTTCTGGCGCAGGCCGAGGGCGGACTGACATGCTTTTTCATGCCTCGCTTCCGACCGGACGGATCGGTCAACGCGATTCATCTCCAGCGGCTGAAGGACAAGCTTGGCAACCGCTCCAACGCCTCGGCCGAAGTGGAATTCATTGAGGCTTATGCCCGGCGCGTCGGTGAAGAAGGCAAGGGTATCCGCGCCATCCTCCAGATGGTGCAATTGACGCGGCAGGATTGCGCCATCGCCTCGGCGGGCCTGATGCGCTCGGGGCTGGCGCATGCGCTGCATCACGCGCGTCATCGCAGCGTGTTCCGGAAGCGTCTGGTTGATCAGCCGTTGATGCAGGCGGTTCTTGCCGATATGGCGTTGCAGGTGGAGGCGTCGGTGGCGCTGGTGATGCGTCTGTGTCGCGCCTTCGATGAAGCGCCTTCTGACCAGAAGGCCGCGGTGTGGATGCGGCTTTTGACGCCCGCTGTGAAATACTGGATCTGCAAGAGCGCGCCGGGCTTTCTATATGAGGCGATGGAGTGCCTCGGGGGAAACGGTTATGTCGAGGAGGGCATTCTGGCCCGGCACTATCGCGAGGCGCCGGTGAACGCGATCTGGGAAGGGTCCGGGAACGTGATATGCCTCGACGTGCTGCGGTCGTTGGCCCGCGACGGGGATGCAGCCGTCGCCGTGCTTGACGATCTCGCGGCTGACACCAGGGATTTGCCGGGTGGGGCGGAAGCGGGGTCGTTTCTCGCCAGGACCGTCCGTCGGCCTGACGGCGAGCGCGCCGCGCGCCAGGCGGTGGAAACGCTGGCGCAACTGGCCGCGGCCGCCGCGCTCAGCCGGACCGCGCCGGATCAGGCGGCGCTGTTTGCGGCGACGCGGCTCGGCTGCCCCCACGGGAGCTTGTTCGGAACGGCCGAAATGTCTGTCGCCCAGAGCCGCGATCTGCTTGAGCGGGCGCTGCCGTGA
- a CDS encoding aspartate carbamoyltransferase catalytic subunit, with protein MTSSAKSSFVLGHRHLLGIEGLSVADITGLLDLSEEYVELNRQVDKKRTSLRGLTQVNLFFEASTRTQSSFEIAGKRLGADVMNMSVSSLSTRKGETLVDTAMTLNAMHPDILVMRHSASGAVELLARKVDGSVVNAGDGAHEHPTQALLDALTIRRNKGRLDGLLVAICGDVLHSRVARSNIILLNAMGARVRVVAPSTLLPPGIERMGVEVARDMREGLDGADIVMMLRLQRERMSGSFVPSSSEYFHYFGLDQKKLAYAKPNALVMHPGPMNRGVEIDSIVADGTQSLIREQVEMGVAVRMAVLEALARNLPNA; from the coding sequence ATGACATCGTCCGCCAAATCGAGTTTTGTCCTCGGACACCGGCATCTGCTGGGCATCGAGGGCCTTTCCGTCGCCGATATTACCGGCCTTCTCGATCTTTCCGAAGAATACGTCGAACTGAACCGCCAGGTGGACAAGAAACGCACCTCCTTGCGCGGTCTCACCCAGGTCAACCTGTTCTTCGAGGCTTCGACCCGCACCCAGTCGTCATTCGAGATCGCCGGCAAGCGGCTCGGCGCCGACGTTATGAATATGTCGGTGTCGTCGCTATCGACCCGCAAGGGCGAAACGCTGGTCGATACCGCGATGACGCTCAACGCCATGCATCCGGACATCCTTGTGATGCGCCATTCAGCCTCCGGCGCGGTGGAACTTCTGGCGCGCAAGGTCGACGGCTCCGTCGTCAATGCCGGCGACGGCGCCCACGAACATCCGACCCAGGCGCTGCTGGACGCATTGACCATCCGCCGCAACAAGGGACGGCTCGACGGACTTCTGGTCGCGATCTGCGGCGACGTTCTCCACTCGCGCGTCGCGCGCTCCAACATCATCCTGCTCAACGCCATGGGCGCGCGGGTCCGCGTCGTCGCGCCGTCCACGCTGCTGCCGCCGGGCATCGAGCGCATGGGCGTCGAAGTCGCCCGCGATATGCGCGAGGGATTGGACGGCGCGGACATCGTGATGATGCTGCGGCTGCAGCGCGAGCGGATGAGCGGCTCGTTCGTGCCGTCGAGTTCCGAGTACTTCCACTATTTCGGCCTCGACCAGAAAAAGCTCGCCTATGCCAAACCCAACGCGCTGGTCATGCATCCGGGACCGATGAATCGCGGCGTCGAGATTGACTCGATCGTCGCGGACGGCACGCAGTCGCTGATCCGCGAGCAGGTGGAAATGGGCGTGGCGGTGCGGATGGCGGTGCTGGAAGCGCTGGCGAGGAACCTGCCGAATGCATGA
- a CDS encoding dihydroorotase, translated as MLSGHRPILLANARIVDPARDLDGPGDVLIADGVIRDARHGIGAAGAPEGTDIINCAGMIVTPGLIDIRAFVGEPGAGHRETFASASCAAAAGGITTIVCQPDTSPVIDNSATVDFVLRRARDTAIVNIHPMAALTKGLAGKEMTEFGLLKEAGAVAFTDGARSVMNAQVMRRALTYARDFDALIVHHTEDAHLVGDGVMNEGELSSRLGLTGVPATAEAVMLERDMRLVGLTGGRYHAASLTCAESLDILMRARDAGLPVSASASINHLTLNENDIGPYRTFLKLSPPLRGEDDRRALVAALASGLIDVVMSDHNPQDVETKRLPFAEAAAGAIGLETMLTAALRLVHNAELDFKTLIRAMSTRPAELLGLPGGSLRPGAPADVIVIDPDVPWILDPADLKSQCKNTPFDESRFSGRVVRTIVGGRTVFEHA; from the coding sequence ATGCTGAGCGGCCATCGCCCGATCCTGCTCGCCAATGCCCGCATTGTCGATCCCGCGCGCGATCTCGACGGCCCCGGCGACGTGCTCATCGCCGATGGGGTTATTCGCGATGCGCGGCACGGCATCGGCGCGGCGGGCGCGCCCGAAGGCACCGACATCATCAACTGCGCCGGCATGATCGTCACGCCGGGCCTGATCGACATCCGCGCCTTCGTCGGCGAACCGGGCGCGGGCCATCGCGAAACCTTCGCATCGGCAAGCTGCGCCGCCGCCGCCGGCGGGATCACCACCATTGTCTGCCAGCCTGACACCTCGCCGGTGATCGACAATTCTGCCACCGTCGATTTCGTGCTGCGCCGCGCGCGGGATACCGCGATCGTCAACATTCATCCGATGGCGGCGCTGACCAAGGGTCTTGCCGGCAAGGAGATGACCGAGTTCGGCCTCCTGAAGGAAGCGGGCGCGGTCGCCTTCACCGACGGCGCCCGCAGCGTGATGAACGCGCAGGTGATGCGCCGCGCCCTCACCTATGCCCGCGACTTCGACGCGCTGATCGTCCATCATACCGAGGATGCTCATCTCGTCGGCGACGGCGTCATGAACGAGGGCGAACTGTCTTCCCGCCTCGGATTGACGGGTGTTCCGGCGACCGCGGAAGCGGTGATGCTGGAGCGCGACATGCGGCTCGTCGGGCTGACCGGCGGCCGTTACCACGCGGCGTCCCTGACCTGCGCGGAATCGCTCGATATCCTCATGCGAGCGCGCGACGCCGGGCTCCCGGTCAGCGCATCCGCATCGATCAATCATCTGACGCTGAATGAGAACGATATCGGTCCGTACCGGACGTTTCTGAAATTGTCGCCGCCGCTGCGCGGCGAGGACGACCGACGCGCGCTGGTCGCAGCGCTGGCGTCGGGCCTGATCGATGTGGTGATGTCCGACCATAACCCGCAGGACGTGGAAACCAAGCGGCTGCCGTTCGCGGAAGCCGCCGCAGGCGCGATCGGGCTGGAGACCATGCTGACGGCCGCGCTGCGGCTCGTGCACAACGCGGAACTCGACTTCAAGACGCTGATCCGGGCGATGTCGACGCGGCCCGCGGAGCTGCTGGGTTTGCCGGGCGGATCGCTGCGACCGGGCGCGCCCGCCGATGTCATCGTGATCGATCCTGACGTGCCATGGATTCTCGATCCCGCCGATCTCAAATCGCAATGCAAGAATACGCCATTCGACGAATCCCGGTTCTCGGGTCGGGTTGTTCGGACGATCGTCGGCGGACGCACGGTTTTCGAGCACGCCTGA
- the plsY gene encoding glycerol-3-phosphate 1-O-acyltransferase PlsY, whose translation MFPNGLIAFAFGYLLGSIPFGMILTRIAGTQDLRSIGSGNIGATNVLRTGRRGLAAATLLGDMLKGTAAVVIALLLSGPGAAMAATLGAFLGHLFPVWLKFRGGKGVATYIGVLLGLFWPAALAFCAIWLLVAFTTRYSSLSALLASLTTPLLLWGFGHPQFALLFAVLTVLLWFKHRENIRRLFAGSEGRIGAKA comes from the coding sequence ATGTTTCCTAACGGCCTGATCGCTTTCGCCTTCGGCTACCTGCTCGGCTCCATCCCGTTCGGTATGATCCTGACGCGGATCGCGGGCACACAGGATTTGCGCTCGATCGGTTCGGGCAATATCGGCGCGACCAACGTTCTTCGTACCGGACGCAGGGGGCTCGCGGCGGCGACGCTTCTGGGCGATATGCTGAAAGGCACGGCCGCCGTCGTGATCGCATTGCTCCTCTCCGGACCGGGCGCTGCGATGGCTGCGACGCTTGGGGCATTCCTCGGCCATCTGTTTCCGGTGTGGCTCAAGTTCCGCGGCGGCAAGGGCGTTGCGACATATATCGGCGTGCTGCTCGGCCTGTTCTGGCCGGCGGCGCTGGCCTTTTGCGCGATCTGGCTGCTCGTCGCCTTCACGACGCGCTACTCATCGCTGTCGGCGCTACTCGCCAGCCTCACAACGCCATTGCTGTTGTGGGGTTTCGGGCATCCACAATTCGCGTTGCTGTTTGCGGTGCTGACCGTGCTGTTATGGTTCAAGCACCGCGAAAACATCCGGCGCCTTTTTGCCGGAAGCGAAGGCAGGATCGGCGCGAAAGCGTAA